The Campylobacter concisus DNA window TATGCAAAAGAGTATGCCATTTATGATGGAGCGTGATCTTGATGAGAAACCCCACAAGACGAAGCTTTTTAAGGCAAGAATTAAGCTTTTTAAAGAAGCGCTTAATCTGCATAAAGCCACTATCTTTGCTTGCAAAGAAGCTGTTAGAACAAATTTACGAGCTCTTAGTGTTATATTTAATGATGAAAAAATGGCTGAGAAAAACGGGCTTGAGGCTAAAGATAGACGTGAAATAATAAAAGGATTATTTTTACTAACGCCAGTTGTTAGTTCTACTTTTGCATCTTTTAATAATAGCTTTAAAGAGCTACTAAATGGCGATATAGGTTTGCTCTTAATAGATGAGGCAGGGCAGGCAAATTTAACTAACGCATTAGGCGCATTGCTTCGTTCAAACATGGCTGTTGTAGTTGGCGATCCACTTCAACTTGAGCCTGTTGTAACATTACCACCAGCTTTAAATAACGCTATTTTACGCTACTGTGATGCAAAGGATGAGTTTAATCTACTAAAATCATCAGTTCAACTTCGAGCCGATAAAGTACAAAATATTGGTACATGTATAAAAGGAGAGGGTAAGTCCATTTGGGTTGGTTCGCCACTTATCGTTCATAGAAGGTGCGCTAACCCTATGTTTAAAATTTCAAACGAGACAACATATGATGATATGATGATACTTGGTAGAGGTAGTGAAAGTAAACTTAGTGATCCTAATATCAAAACAGAATGGATTGACGTTAGTAGTGATGAATGGATAGGTAATTATAATAAAGCCGAAGGTATGATCGTTAAAGAGCTTTTAGATGGTAAGTTAGCCAAGCTAAAAGATAGTGTTAAAATAATAACACCTTTTAAAGATGTTTGTAAAAATTTAAAAGGGGCTGGTACCATTCACACCATGCAAGGCAAAGAAGCTGATGTTGTTATCTTTGTTCTTGGCGGTGCCACAAAAGGCGCTAGAGCATGGGCTGCTAGTACGCCAAATTTACTAAATGTAGCACTAACAAGAACAAAAGAGGTTGTTTATATAGTTGGCAACCGAGAAAATTGGTCTAATTTGCCATATTTTGAGGTAGCAGCTAGAAAAATAGATAAAGGACAGATTTGAATCATTTTGCAAAACGCATAATCCCATGCCTTGATGTAAAAGATGGCAGAGTCGTAAAGGGTGTAAATTTCGTAGGACTTGTCGATGCTGGAGATCCTGTCGAAATAGCTAAAAGATACAACGACGAGGGCGCTGACGAGCTTTGCTTTTTGGATATCACAGCTTCTCACCTTGGTCGTGATACGATAGTTGATGTGGTAAAAAAGGTCGCAAGCAAGCTTTTTATACCCCTAACCGTTGGAGGTGGCATACGCACGATCGATGATATCTCTCGCCTTTTAAATGCGGGCTGCGACAAGGTGAGCCTAAACTCATCGGCTATAAAAGATCCAAATTTGATCGACGAAGCGGCTAAGAAATTTGGCTCGCAATGTGTCGTCGTGGCGATCGACGCTAAAAAGATCGAAAATGGTTATAGTGTCTTTATAAATGGCGGCAGGATCGATACCAAAAAAGATGCCTTTTCTTGGGCGAAAGAGGTCGAGTCGCGTGGAGCAGGGGAGATATTGCTAACCTCTATGGACAATGACGGCGTCAAACAGGGCTTTAACCTTGAGCTAATAAAGATATTTAGTACGCTTTCTATACCAACTATCGCAAGTGGTGGTGCAGGTAAGATGGAGCACTTTAAAGAGGCTTTTGAAGCTGGGGCTGATGCGTGTTTAGCTGCTTCGATATTTCACTTTGGCGAAATCGAGATAAAAAAACTAAAAGAGTATCTCAAGGCAAATGGCGTTGAGGTTAGGCTCTGATGTTGATTGTCTCTGCTGGAAAAAACGAAATTTTTGACTTTGCTTTGCCAATGGGTGTGGGGCTAGTTGATATGGCAATAAGTTTGACAAAATTTTTGCAGAAACGAGCATGTATTGGAGCGGATGAAAAGGGTATAAATTTAAAAAATATCGATCCGCACTATCTTACAAAGATTGAAACTAAATTTGCAAACTCATCAAATCCAGAGCTACAAAATCTAAGCCAAAATTTGTCAAAAAATCCTGAACGAAATTTGTATCAGATGCCAGAAAAAATAGTTTTCGTTGGCTCGGCAGGTCTTTATAAAGATGGTGAAATTTTACAAATTTATGAAAGCTCGGTTGGGGCAAATATTGAAATTTCTAGCGTAGAAAATAGATCTTATTCACCGATTGAGTGTGAAATTTCTTCTATCGTTTCACGTGGAACTATCAAAACAAATTCATCAAATTTCATAACTACAGACAAAAATTTGGCTCATAAGATGTTTGAAAAGGGTTATTTTTTAGAAAATATGGAGTTTTTTTCTGTTCTAAAAGTAGCTCAAATTTTTAAAATTCCAGCTTATGGAATTTTCGTAGCGACAAATTTTTGTGATAAAAATGCACATGCTGATTTTATAAAAAATCACGCAGAGGCCAAGAAAATTCTAACAAAATATATAAAGGAAAATATGTGATAAATTTGCTTGATCTTAGTATTGATGAACTAAAAGAGTTAGTTTCTCCACCATTTAGAGCAACACAAATCTACGAGTGGATATATAAAAAAAATGCAACCGAATTTAGCCAAATGCTAAATTTACCTAAAGATATGCGTCAAGATCTGGCTGAAAAATTTTATATCGATCCTTTAAAATGTGTAAAATTTGAGCAAAGTAGTGATGGTTCGATCAAGTATCTTTTTGAGCTAAAAGATGGGCTAAAGATAGAGAGTGTTTTGCTACCGATGAAAGAGGAGATTAGTGATGAGAATGGAAAGATTAGTCGCCATGCTCGCTATACGGTTTGTGTTAGTTCGCAGGTTGGCTGTAAAATGGGATGCGCTTTTTGTCTAACAGCAAAGGGCGGGCTTGTTAGAAATTTGACTGCTGGCGAGATTGTGGGACAAATTTTATGGATAAAAAGAGAAAATAACATACCATATGAGAGGCGCATAAATGTCGTTTATATGGGTATGGGTGAGCCACTTGATAATCTTACTAATGTTAGTAAAGCGATCAAAATTTTAGCACTTAACGAGGGTCTAGCCATATCACCACGTCGTCAAACCGTTTCAACTAGCGGACTTGGTAGCCAGATAAAAAAGCTTGGTGAGATGGATCTTGGCGTGTTATTGGCCATATCGCTTCATGCTGTTACTAATGAGCTTAGAAGCCGCCTAATGCCGATAAATAAGGCATACAACATCGAGGCTGTTATGGATGCTGTGAGGGGATTTCCTATCGATATGCGAAAGCGTGTAATGTTTGAATACCTTGTTATCAAGGATTTAAACGATAGCGTGAGTGATGCTAAAAAGCTTGTAAAACTACTTCATGGCATAAAAGCGAAGGTAAATCTTATATATTTTAACCCACATGAAGGTAGCGAATTTGGACGACCCGAGCTTACCAGCATGCTAAAATTTCAAGAACATCTAAGAGATCATGGCGTCACTTGTACGATTAGACAGAGCAAAGGGCTTGACATAAGTGCAGCTTGTGGACAATTAAAACAACGCAATGAAAATGCAAAATTTAAAGCTATTACTGGTAATAAAAATTCAAAAACACAGTCACTCGAAGAAATAGTAAAGCCAGTGTGAGTTAGAATGAGTGTGCTTGATATAGCCGAAATAGTCTTTGTTGCTATTGTGGTCTTACTCGGATTAGGGCTTATTTTAAAAGTTTTAAAAGATGAAAAAGATAGGCATAAATTCTGAGTCTTAACATCAAGATAAAATCTAGCTCTCATAAAAAATAAAGTGGAGCATTAATTACATAAACTACAAAATTATCATTGTGGTATTTAAAAGCGATAAACTTTGGCAAAACGTAGGTAAAGGTTTATGAGAAATAGAAATTTATTAAAAAATTTTAG harbors:
- the hisF gene encoding imidazole glycerol phosphate synthase subunit HisF; this translates as MNHFAKRIIPCLDVKDGRVVKGVNFVGLVDAGDPVEIAKRYNDEGADELCFLDITASHLGRDTIVDVVKKVASKLFIPLTVGGGIRTIDDISRLLNAGCDKVSLNSSAIKDPNLIDEAAKKFGSQCVVVAIDAKKIENGYSVFINGGRIDTKKDAFSWAKEVESRGAGEILLTSMDNDGVKQGFNLELIKIFSTLSIPTIASGGAGKMEHFKEAFEAGADACLAASIFHFGEIEIKKLKEYLKANGVEVRL
- a CDS encoding purine-nucleoside phosphorylase; translated protein: MLIVSAGKNEIFDFALPMGVGLVDMAISLTKFLQKRACIGADEKGINLKNIDPHYLTKIETKFANSSNPELQNLSQNLSKNPERNLYQMPEKIVFVGSAGLYKDGEILQIYESSVGANIEISSVENRSYSPIECEISSIVSRGTIKTNSSNFITTDKNLAHKMFEKGYFLENMEFFSVLKVAQIFKIPAYGIFVATNFCDKNAHADFIKNHAEAKKILTKYIKENM
- the rlmN gene encoding 23S rRNA (adenine(2503)-C(2))-methyltransferase RlmN yields the protein MINLLDLSIDELKELVSPPFRATQIYEWIYKKNATEFSQMLNLPKDMRQDLAEKFYIDPLKCVKFEQSSDGSIKYLFELKDGLKIESVLLPMKEEISDENGKISRHARYTVCVSSQVGCKMGCAFCLTAKGGLVRNLTAGEIVGQILWIKRENNIPYERRINVVYMGMGEPLDNLTNVSKAIKILALNEGLAISPRRQTVSTSGLGSQIKKLGEMDLGVLLAISLHAVTNELRSRLMPINKAYNIEAVMDAVRGFPIDMRKRVMFEYLVIKDLNDSVSDAKKLVKLLHGIKAKVNLIYFNPHEGSEFGRPELTSMLKFQEHLRDHGVTCTIRQSKGLDISAACGQLKQRNENAKFKAITGNKNSKTQSLEEIVKPV